The sequence CCAGGCCCGTGCCCCCCTGCTGCCGGGATCGGGCCGCATCAAGCCGGGTAAAGCGATCGAAGATCCTCGCCTGCTGATCGACGGGGATTCCAGGGCCACTGTCGCTGATGGCCAGCACAACCTCCCGGCCCTGCTTGTCCAGCCTCACGTCGACAACACCGTCTGCCGGGGTGTAGTGAATGGCATTGCTGAGCAGGTTGATCACGAGCCTGCTGAGCTCCGATTCAACGCCCAGAACCCTGGCGCAAGGGCTGAGGTGCTCCGCCTTGAGGCTGACCTGAGCAGCAGCGGCCACTTCACTGAACTCCTCCACCACATCCATCACGATCTCGGTGAGATCACAAACCTCCTTGAGGCCTTGAGGCGAGGATCGCTCCAGGCTCGCGAGCAGCAGCAGATCAGCAATCAGCTGCTGCAGCCTCCGCCCCTGGGCCAGAACCCGATCCAGACTGGTCACCTGCATGTTGCTGGTGGAAGGATCGGCTGTGCTGCGCTCCGCCTCCACGACGGCCAACAGGTTGGCCAGTGGTGTTCGCAGTTCATGGGCCACATCAGCGCTGAATTGTTCCTGGCGCCGGTAGGCCTCCAGCAGAGGAGCCATGGCCAGCCCCGCCAACCACCAGCTGGCTACGGCTACCCCCACCATCGCTAGAAGGAAGACCCCATGGCCCAGCCACCACAAGCGGTTCGCTTCGGCATCGAGGTGCTCCAGGCTGCTTGAGATCTGCAGGTAGCCCCAGATCAGTTCGCCGGGGCCATGGGAGTGATGCAGGTGAATCGCATAGGTGCCCCAGCGTTCTCCGGCTCGCTCACCGGTCAATGCCCAGCCCAGCAGCCCAGGTTTCTGCCTCACCGGCAAGGCGCCAGGGGAGTTGGCGATCAGAACCCCGTGGTGATTGAACACTCGCAGCTTGTAGCGGTCGGGATCGCTTGCACTGATCGCATGCCGATGGATCAGATCCGTCGGCGGAATGCAGGGCTTGCCTGCCAGGCAGAGGCCCGGCAGCACCGCAGCCAGGGCGCCGGAGGGCCGGGCCTCCGGCGGCAAGGCGGGCTTGAGACTGTCGTGCAGCGTGCCGGCGAGGCTCTGCAATTCACGCCTGATCGCCGTTTCCTGGGTCTGCAGCAGCAACCGGCCCATGGCAAAGCCGGCTGCATAGAGCAGTGTGCCCATCACCAGCAACGACAGGCCTGCCAGGCGCAAGCGGGCGCGCCACAGCAATCTTGGCGTTGAGGAACGGTGATGGCTCACGTCTCCGCGGTCGCAGGCGGTGCGAGCCGATACCCCTTGCTGGGCACCGTTTCGATCGGCGAGGGAAGGCCGTGGGCCGCCAGCTTGCGCCGCAGCAGCCGCACTTGGGCAGCCACCACGTTGCTCACCGGGTCCTGATGCAGATCCCACAGTTGATGGCGCAGCCGTGAGCCGGGAATGATCTGGCCTGGATGCTTCAGGAAATAGGCCATCAACTGCTGCTCCTTGGCCGACAGTTCCACGCGCACCTCACCGGTGGTGGTCGTGACCAGCAGCGTGCCTACATTGGGATCCAATCGATAACTACCGGCTGCCAACAAGGGCTCCCGGTAGCCGGGGTGGCGCCGCTGAAGGGCCCTGATCCTCGCCAGCAGCTCCTCCATCGCAAAAGGTTTGCTGAGGTAGTCATCAGCACCCGCATCGAGGCCCTCCACCCGATCGGCAGTCTCGGCGCGGGCCGTGAGCAACAACACCGGTAGCCCCATGCCAGCGGCCCGGGCGCGCCGGCAAAGGTCAACACCGCTCAGATCCGGCAGCATCCAATCGAGGATGGCGAGGTCGTAACGGGCAAGTTTACCGCTCAGCAGGCTCCAACCCTCCAGACCGCCGGAGCAGTAATCCACCACATGGCCCTGGCGTTGCAGCACCGTCTGGACAGCTGCAGCCAGATCCTCTTCGTCTTCCACCAGCAGGATCCGCAGCAACATCAGGGGTGGGCTCCGGATGGCAGATGCTAGTGAGTGCCGGCGATTTCACCTGTTTTTCATCCCGGTTGCTCCATCCTCCGCCCATCCACCGTTCCCATGGGCCTTGGTCAACCGATTCCTGCAGCTGGCCGCTCGAGCCAGCCTCTCCACCGCTGCCCTGCTCGCCATCGCCACGGCATCACCGCTAGCCAGGGCCCACGTGGGCCACGGTGATGAGTTCCAGCAGCAGGGGGATGTGCGCCAGGTGAAGCGCAATGCCGACAGCGATGGGCTGCTGGGTGTGGCCACGGCCAAGCCCGAACAAGGACCTGATGGCCTCACCGTGCCCGCCACTGCACTGGTGGATGCCGATGGCAAGTCCCTGCTGTTCGTGCAGACCGAGAAGACCTACGACCCAGTCTTCGTGCAGACCGGAGCCAACCAGGGAGACCGCGTGGTCGTGACGGAGGGAATCGATAACACCGATGACGTGGTGCTGTCGGGTGTGCTCTCGCTCTACGCCGAATCGAAGAAGACCCAGCAGGTGGAGGCTCCTGCGGCTGATGCCGGTGCTGTTGCCAAGGCCGAGGACGGTTCCAACTCCAGCGGCAACCTGCCGTTGATCGCTGGCACAGCCGGTGTTGCCGCGGTGGTGGCCGCAGGGGCGGTGCTGATCAACCGCCGCGGCAAGCAGGGCGAATGATCGAAAAGCTGCTCAACACCACGCTGCGGTTCTCGATCGCCCGTCGTTGGCTGATCGTGGCCGCTGCGGTGGTCATCAGTCTCTGGGGCCTGCTGGCCGTGAGCCAGATGCCGCTGGATGTTTTTCCGCCCTTTGCACCGCCGCAGGTGGATGTACAGACCAGCGCTGACGGCCTCTCGCCTGAGGAGGTGGAAGCCCGGATCACCCTGCCGATTGAATCGGCCGTGAACGGCATCCCCGGCGTGGAGACGGTGCGCTCCTCCTCCAAGGCGGGCCTGTCGATGGTGCAGGTGGTGTTCCACCAGAACGCCGACATCTACCGCGCTCGCCAGTCGGTGGCGGAGCGGTTGCAGCAGGTGAGCACCCAGCTTCCCGCCAATGCCGCCGCACCGGAGTTGTCGCCGCTTGTGTCACCGCTCGGCACGATCCTGCAGGTGGCCTTCACGGTGAAAGGCGATGGCGCCACATCCTTGATGGATCTGCAGCAGCTGTTGCTGCGCTCCTATCGCCAGGCCATCCTGGCGGTCCCTGGTGTGGCCCAGGTGACGATCTACGGGGGTGATGAGCAGCAGTTCCAGGTGCTGATCGACCCCCAGGAACTGCAGGTGCAGAACGTCTCGCTCCAAGCAGTAATGGAGGGGGTCTCCAATGCCATGGCCACCAGCCCCGGAGGCTTCCTGATTGCCGGCGGCCA is a genomic window of Cyanobium sp. NS01 containing:
- the rppB gene encoding two-component system sensor histidine kinase RppB translates to MSHHRSSTPRLLWRARLRLAGLSLLVMGTLLYAAGFAMGRLLLQTQETAIRRELQSLAGTLHDSLKPALPPEARPSGALAAVLPGLCLAGKPCIPPTDLIHRHAISASDPDRYKLRVFNHHGVLIANSPGALPVRQKPGLLGWALTGERAGERWGTYAIHLHHSHGPGELIWGYLQISSSLEHLDAEANRLWWLGHGVFLLAMVGVAVASWWLAGLAMAPLLEAYRRQEQFSADVAHELRTPLANLLAVVEAERSTADPSTSNMQVTSLDRVLAQGRRLQQLIADLLLLASLERSSPQGLKEVCDLTEIVMDVVEEFSEVAAAAQVSLKAEHLSPCARVLGVESELSRLVINLLSNAIHYTPADGVVDVRLDKQGREVVLAISDSGPGIPVDQQARIFDRFTRLDAARSRQQGGTGLGLAIAQAIARHHGGAITVRSAAGQGAVFMVRLSAGH
- the rppA gene encoding two-component system response regulator RppA, which encodes MRILLVEDEEDLAAAVQTVLQRQGHVVDYCSGGLEGWSLLSGKLARYDLAILDWMLPDLSGVDLCRRARAAGMGLPVLLLTARAETADRVEGLDAGADDYLSKPFAMEELLARIRALQRRHPGYREPLLAAGSYRLDPNVGTLLVTTTTGEVRVELSAKEQQLMAYFLKHPGQIIPGSRLRHQLWDLHQDPVSNVVAAQVRLLRRKLAAHGLPSPIETVPSKGYRLAPPATAET